The DNA window AAATCCAAAAGGCCCGGAGCTACGCTTCGGAAAATATTCACTCATTGCCACCCTGGGGCAGGGGGGCATGGCGGACGTCTTTCTGGCGGTCACCCAGGGGCCCGCGGGCTTCAGCAAGCTTCAGGTGATCAAGCGTCTGCGCCGCGCGGACATCGGAGATGAAAACGACATCATCACGATGTTCCTCGACGAGGCGCGGCTCGCAGCGCGGCTCAACCACCCGAACGTCGTGCAGACCAACGAGGTAGGGGACGTCGAGGGAGAGTACTTCATCGCGATGGAGTACCTCGACGGGCAGCCGCTGAACCGCATCCTCCAGCGCATGCGGATCAACGGGCGCGTCGCTGGGGCGCGCGGTGAAGCCATTCTGCTCAAGGTCATCGCCGACACGCTCGCCGGTCTTCATTACGCGCACGAACTCTCCGACTACGACGGCACGCCCCTTCATGTCGTCCACCGCGACATCAGCCCTCACAACATCTTCGTCACTTACGAGGGGCATACCAAGGTCGTCGATTTCGGCATCGCCAAGGCGGCGACCCGGTCTAGCCAGACCACTACCGGCGTGCTCAAGGGCAAACTCTCATACATGGCGCCCGAGCAGGCCCGCGCCAAGTCCGTCGATCGGCGCGCGGACATCTTCGTCATCGGGATCGTCCTGTGGGAGATCCTTGCTGGTGTGAAGATGTGGAAGGGCCTGGGCGACATGGAGATCGTCAACAAGATCTTCAACCAGGAGCTTCCACGGCTGACGGACTACCGCCCTGATCTCGACCCCGAGCTGGTGCAGATCATGGACCGGGCGCTCGCCTACGATCAGACGCAGCGTTACACCACCGCGGCGGAGTTGCGCGCCGACATCCTCGGCTACCTCGACAGGTCAGGGCAGCGCGTCTCTTCCGAGGAGACTGGAGAGCTCGTGGCGAGCCTCTTCTCCGATCGTCGTTCGCGTCTCCAGGCGGTCATCGACAGTCAGCTCAAGCGCCTGCGTTCCGGCAGCGCCTCGCTGCTGGACATGAACAGCATGCTCCCGCCGCCCTCTACGAGGTCCTCTTCGTCCAGCGGATCTCAACCGCTCCCGAACCTCGCTTACCCGACCGCGGAGGGCTCGGGCGTCACGCAGCAGGTACCTCAAGCGCCACCGCCCCCCTCTCCTCCGGTCCGCAGGATCCTTTTTCCTGCCCTCGCTGGCGCTGTTTCCGCCGGCGTCGTTGCACTGCTGGTGTTGCGTGGACAGGGGCCAGAGCAGGCGCCCCCGCCGCCGCCCGCGGCGGCAACCACCGAACTCGCCGCTCAGCTCTCCGGGTCAGCACAGCCCTCGGCTGATGCGCTGGCGCTCCCGAAGACCATCGAACTGCGCATCTCTGCGGCTCCTGCTTCCGCCAAGTTGTTCCTCGACGATGTCGCTCTCGGAGCAAACCCGTTCACGGGTCGCTTTCCGGCCGACGGGGCGCGGCATCTCGTCCGAGTAGAGGCGCAAGGCTACGCGACCCAGAAAGAGTTCGCGCAGTTCGGTGACGACGTCACGATGGAGTTCGATCTCGAGAAGAAGAGCGCGGCCACCGTGAGCTACAGACCGCGCCGGGCGTCGACCCAGCCAGCAGACGAGCTGCCCTACGAGCCGACTTCCGCGGCCACTGCTGACGACAGCGCAAAGGCTGCGACGACTGCAAAGCCAAAGCGTTCACTCAGCGGCAGCGATCCGTGGTCAGGTTCCTCGGCGCCTGCCGCCACGACCCCGACCGACGCTGCCACGAACAAGCCGAAGCGAACCCTCAGCAGCGATCCCTGGGCGAAGTAACCTCGCCAGCGCTGCACCGTATGGCGACGCCACGACCTCGAACGGGGCCGTGGCCGTGCGCCTCGTGCCGGGAGCGTCGCCTGAGGCGCTCTCGAGCGCGTGCCCTTCGTGCTGGGGAGCCGCCTACGGGCCCACTGGGCTCCAGAGGCTCCCCTCCCATGACCTCTCCAGGTCAGGTCAGAAACGTCCCATCACACTGAGGCTGCCTGGACCCACCCCGACACGCACCGTTTCAGGCTTCTTGGCCGCCGTGACCGTGACGTAGACCGAGACCGCTGCAGCCACCACGGTTGCACCGAGCAGGATGTCGGTGGCGAGCGCGAAGGTCTTCACCTTGTCTCCTCCACTCTGCAGATCCTGTACCGACACGCCCATCGTATCGAGCTTGGTCGACTGATCGCTCGAGGCGGTCAAAGCGAGGACACCCGTCACTGTCGTCGCCGCGGCGAGGGCACCTGTCGTGATCCACATCGCCGTGGGTAGGGCGCTGCCTCCACCAGACGAAGGCTGCGATGGCGCCCCTGGCGACGCATCGGATTGCTCTGGCGCCTGAACGCCACCCTCTCCCTTCGGCTCCGCCAGCTCCAGGCTCACGTCGAGCGCCTCGAGCCCGGCGATCTCGACTGTCTTCGTCACCGGAGAGAAGCCCGAGAGCGTTGCGCCGACCTTCCTGCGCCCTGGCCTCACCAGCACTGGCTCTGCCAGCGGAGCCTTGCCGATGGGGACATCGTCAACTGCGATCTCTGCGCCCGGGCGGCTTGCGGTGATGCGCAGCGTACCGACACGCCCCTTGAGTTTGTCGATCTCACGCTGCACCTCGTCTCGCTGCTGGGAAGAGATCTCGCTCCTGCCATCCTGCAAGAACTTGGTGAACGTCTTCAAAGCGTTCGGATAGTCCTGGAGCTGGTAGTAGACCTGACCGATGTCGTAGAGCAGGCGGAACGTCGGCGCGAGCTCGTAGGCTCGTCGCAGCTCGACGAGCGCGGCCTGGAAATCGTTCTCTTCGTACAGCTCGCGCCCGCGCTGGAAGCGCTGCTTGGCCTCCTCGACGGCTGCCTTCGAGGGCGCCTCCTGAGCAAAGGCGGAGCCACTCGTCGTCGCCAGAGCGAGGGACAGAGCGACAGCGATCGAACGGGCCATTGAACGTCGCAGCATCATGGAGGTCGGACTCATCGAGGGCGCCTGGAGTGCCAGTTCAGGCACGCTAGACGATCCCGGGAGCGCGTCGCAAGCCTGTCTGCCGCAGCTATCGAGGAGGCTCGCGGACGCATTGCGCAAGGCGCCGAGGCTCCCATCTTTCGCCCGTCGGAGGCGTGCGCCGACCCCACTTCACCGGCACCACCTCACCCACCTTTACGCCTCGCCTGGGCTGTCCCCATGGCCCGCCCACTGCTAGCGTCGACCTCGACCTGACCAGGATGCCCATGGAGAAGCAACGCTTCTGCACGCCACCGGCCCCGGCGCTCGAACGATGAACACACCCGTCTTGCTCGGGGGGATCGACGTATTCCACCTCATGAATGACCGCGCGATGCGCGGCCGAGGACTGTCGGGGAACGACTGTCTCTTCGTGGTCGAACTCGGGGGCCGCCTCGATCCGGACCAGCTACAGCGTCGCCTCGATCGGGCTGTCGAGGTCGTCCCGGAGCTCCGCTGGCGCCTCGACGTTCCTCTCTTCGCCCGCCCACGGTGGGCCTATGAGCCGCAGCGCGCCGCCCCTCGTGTCAGGGTGCACGACGTCGACACCGAGGCCGAACGCCACGTCCTTCTGGAGACTCTCCTCGCAACACGGGTCGGTGGTGCGCGGGTCTGGGAGATCGACCTCGTCCGCCGCCCCGGCGCGGGAGACACACTCGTCCTGCGCCACATTCACTCCCTGGTTGATGCACGTGGTGCTGATCGTCTGGTCCGCTGGCTCGGATCCGGACACGCCGACGAACTCGAAGATCCTCCCCTGCCCGAGGAGCGCTTTGCC is part of the Chondromyces crocatus genome and encodes:
- a CDS encoding PEGA domain-containing protein, producing the protein MARSIAVALSLALATTSGSAFAQEAPSKAAVEEAKQRFQRGRELYEENDFQAALVELRRAYELAPTFRLLYDIGQVYYQLQDYPNALKTFTKFLQDGRSEISSQQRDEVQREIDKLKGRVGTLRITASRPGAEIAVDDVPIGKAPLAEPVLVRPGRRKVGATLSGFSPVTKTVEIAGLEALDVSLELAEPKGEGGVQAPEQSDASPGAPSQPSSGGGSALPTAMWITTGALAAATTVTGVLALTASSDQSTKLDTMGVSVQDLQSGGDKVKTFALATDILLGATVVAAAVSVYVTVTAAKKPETVRVGVGPGSLSVMGRF
- a CDS encoding serine/threonine protein kinase; amino-acid sequence: MEPENPKGPELRFGKYSLIATLGQGGMADVFLAVTQGPAGFSKLQVIKRLRRADIGDENDIITMFLDEARLAARLNHPNVVQTNEVGDVEGEYFIAMEYLDGQPLNRILQRMRINGRVAGARGEAILLKVIADTLAGLHYAHELSDYDGTPLHVVHRDISPHNIFVTYEGHTKVVDFGIAKAATRSSQTTTGVLKGKLSYMAPEQARAKSVDRRADIFVIGIVLWEILAGVKMWKGLGDMEIVNKIFNQELPRLTDYRPDLDPELVQIMDRALAYDQTQRYTTAAELRADILGYLDRSGQRVSSEETGELVASLFSDRRSRLQAVIDSQLKRLRSGSASLLDMNSMLPPPSTRSSSSSGSQPLPNLAYPTAEGSGVTQQVPQAPPPPSPPVRRILFPALAGAVSAGVVALLVLRGQGPEQAPPPPPAAATTELAAQLSGSAQPSADALALPKTIELRISAAPASAKLFLDDVALGANPFTGRFPADGARHLVRVEAQGYATQKEFAQFGDDVTMEFDLEKKSAATVSYRPRRASTQPADELPYEPTSAATADDSAKAATTAKPKRSLSGSDPWSGSSAPAATTPTDAATNKPKRTLSSDPWAK